A genomic window from Sulfurospirillum diekertiae includes:
- a CDS encoding RBBP9/YdeN family alpha/beta hydrolase, with amino-acid sequence MATSVLILPGYQGSGETHWQTHWEKNHPDFKRIEQNDWDHPVCDEWVKNVEIAVKNAGKDVIIVSHSIGCLVVAHWASMAHHSPIKGALIVAPPDPKEPTFPTIAEGFEHTPLQPFPFPSIIVASSNDPYASLTYSKQMADAWGSSLVNVGEKGHINTASNLGLWKEGLTFLEQLRRA; translated from the coding sequence ATGGCAACATCCGTGCTGATATTACCAGGCTATCAAGGATCAGGTGAAACGCACTGGCAAACACATTGGGAAAAAAACCATCCCGATTTTAAACGCATCGAGCAAAACGATTGGGATCATCCTGTCTGTGATGAATGGGTCAAAAATGTCGAAATAGCCGTTAAAAATGCAGGTAAAGATGTTATCATTGTTTCCCACAGCATTGGGTGTTTAGTTGTTGCACACTGGGCGTCAATGGCACATCATTCACCTATAAAAGGAGCCTTGATCGTAGCGCCACCCGACCCAAAAGAACCAACTTTCCCAACCATTGCAGAAGGTTTTGAGCATACACCGCTTCAACCCTTCCCGTTTCCAAGTATTATTGTTGCAAGTAGCAATGACCCTTATGCAAGCTTGACATATTCGAAGCAAATGGCAGATGCGTGGGGAAGTTCCTTAGTCAATGTAGGTGAGAAAGGGCATATTAATACCGCCAGTAACCTCGGTCTTTGGAAAGAAGGTTTGACATTTTTAGAGCAATTACGTCGTGCCTAA
- a CDS encoding 3'-5' exonuclease, protein MFASFFAKRNAKKLKDEQYRFLFDEAPVDEVVVFDTETTGLSPKKDEILSIGAVKIKGNKILMSEKFELFIKPSREINEKSIKIHQIRNVDLEHGIAPHEAIVQFLHFIGSRPLVGYYLEFDIKMMNTYVKPWLGINLPNPQIEVSGLYHDKKIKFIPDGVIDLRFDVMMNDLGLPIFGKHDALNDAVMTAMMYIKLQNIGKI, encoded by the coding sequence ATGTTTGCCTCTTTCTTTGCCAAACGAAATGCCAAAAAACTCAAGGATGAGCAGTATCGTTTTTTATTTGATGAAGCGCCCGTTGATGAGGTGGTAGTGTTTGACACCGAAACGACAGGGCTTAGTCCTAAAAAAGATGAGATTCTCTCTATTGGCGCGGTGAAAATCAAGGGCAATAAAATCTTGATGTCCGAAAAGTTTGAGCTCTTCATCAAACCCAGTCGTGAGATCAATGAAAAAAGTATTAAGATTCACCAAATTCGCAATGTCGATTTAGAACATGGCATCGCTCCACACGAGGCAATCGTGCAGTTTTTGCACTTCATTGGTTCACGCCCACTGGTCGGCTATTACCTTGAGTTTGACATCAAGATGATGAACACTTATGTTAAACCGTGGCTTGGCATCAACCTTCCAAATCCGCAAATCGAAGTCTCAGGACTCTACCACGATAAAAAGATCAAATTCATCCCCGATGGCGTCATCGACCTGCGCTTTGATGTGATGATGAACGATCTTGGATTGCCTATTTTTGGAAAGCATGACGCACTGAACGATGCGGTAATGACGGCGATGATGTATATTAAACTGCAAAATATTGGGAAGATTTAG
- the metE gene encoding 5-methyltetrahydropteroyltriglutamate--homocysteine S-methyltransferase produces MSQTYVTGFPRIGEKRELKFALEAYWAGKTDFEAVKSVAKTLKNRHWNYQKEHHIDFISCNDFSLYDIMLDTTVMLGAIPPRFENIDDKIDCYFAMARGDDDHAAMEMTKWFNTNYHYIVPELHANMNFSHVNISKIAEEFIEAKAQGVHPKINLVGPLTFLFLSNAVDGSDLYSLFDAVVTAYVKVLYAISSLGENIVVQFDEPLFAKTLEPKFLSLLKIAYERLGVVSPNLKIAVVTYFDRANEAVEILGNCPIWAIGLDFVYGEENLDALLHVNNKILIAGMIDGRNVWKSNAFKTYELLEKISEKIDDNHIILSTSCSLLHVPFSTKFEEKLAPEVKSRLSFALEKLVELEQLNTLWEKKEKPTISACTQKVPPLQTSGIAYTRSPYATRFALQQKALNLPLFPTTTIGSFPQTKETRAVRNAYKKGEISREQYESSLKESIKACVEFQEELGLDVLVHGEFERNDMVEYFGELLEGFAFSENGWVQSYGSRCVKPPLLYGSVRRKQPLSVDWTVYAQSLTEKPMKGMLTGPVTILNWSFVRNDIPKSEVAFEVANAISEEVDELQRHDIQIIQVDEAAFKEGYPLREEKIKAYEKWAVESFKASIGIAWDQTQIHTHMCYSNFNDIIDTIERMDADVITIETSRSGNKLLKVFQKANYRAQIGPGVYDIHSPRVPSVEEMSEQIKACLQVLPKEQLWINPDCGLKTRGWSETKAALTNMIKAVQLAR; encoded by the coding sequence ATGTCACAAACCTACGTTACAGGCTTCCCACGCATTGGGGAAAAACGTGAGCTCAAATTTGCTTTAGAAGCCTATTGGGCGGGTAAAACTGATTTTGAAGCGGTCAAATCCGTTGCTAAAACGCTCAAAAATCGCCATTGGAACTACCAAAAAGAGCATCACATCGACTTTATTTCATGCAATGATTTTAGTCTCTACGACATTATGCTCGACACGACCGTTATGCTGGGAGCCATTCCTCCGCGCTTTGAAAATATCGACGACAAAATAGATTGCTATTTCGCCATGGCACGGGGTGATGATGACCATGCCGCAATGGAGATGACCAAATGGTTTAACACCAACTACCACTACATTGTCCCAGAACTACATGCGAATATGAACTTTTCCCACGTGAACATTTCTAAAATCGCAGAAGAGTTTATAGAAGCCAAAGCGCAAGGAGTTCATCCAAAAATAAATCTTGTAGGACCACTTACCTTTCTTTTCCTTTCCAACGCTGTCGATGGAAGTGATCTTTACAGCCTTTTTGATGCTGTGGTGACAGCCTATGTTAAAGTGCTTTATGCCATTTCAAGTTTAGGTGAAAACATCGTTGTGCAGTTTGATGAACCACTTTTTGCCAAAACGTTAGAGCCAAAATTCCTCAGCCTTTTAAAAATAGCGTATGAGCGTTTAGGTGTGGTGAGTCCCAATCTTAAAATCGCGGTTGTCACCTATTTTGATCGTGCTAATGAAGCGGTGGAAATCTTAGGAAATTGCCCTATTTGGGCGATAGGACTTGATTTTGTGTACGGCGAAGAGAACCTTGACGCCCTTTTACATGTAAACAATAAAATACTGATTGCTGGCATGATTGATGGGCGCAATGTTTGGAAAAGCAATGCTTTCAAAACGTATGAATTGTTAGAGAAAATCAGCGAAAAAATCGATGACAACCATATCATCCTTTCCACCTCATGCTCGCTTTTACATGTACCTTTTTCAACCAAGTTTGAAGAAAAATTAGCTCCTGAAGTCAAAAGTCGTCTCAGCTTTGCCCTTGAAAAACTAGTAGAGTTAGAGCAGCTCAATACACTTTGGGAGAAGAAAGAAAAACCAACAATAAGTGCATGCACCCAAAAAGTACCACCACTTCAAACTAGTGGCATTGCCTACACCAGGTCACCTTACGCTACCCGTTTTGCCTTACAACAAAAAGCGCTGAATTTGCCGCTTTTTCCTACTACGACCATCGGCTCATTTCCTCAAACTAAAGAGACCAGAGCGGTGCGTAATGCATACAAAAAAGGCGAGATTTCACGCGAACAGTACGAAAGCTCCTTAAAAGAGTCCATCAAAGCATGCGTTGAGTTTCAAGAAGAACTTGGACTGGATGTTTTAGTACATGGTGAGTTTGAACGCAATGACATGGTCGAGTATTTTGGCGAACTCTTAGAGGGGTTTGCCTTTAGTGAAAATGGTTGGGTTCAAAGTTACGGGAGCCGTTGTGTCAAGCCACCGCTTTTATACGGAAGCGTTCGTCGCAAACAGCCCCTTAGTGTTGACTGGACAGTGTATGCCCAAAGCTTGACTGAGAAACCAATGAAAGGCATGCTTACAGGCCCTGTGACCATCCTCAACTGGTCATTTGTACGCAATGACATCCCGAAAAGTGAAGTAGCTTTTGAAGTCGCCAATGCGATCTCTGAAGAGGTCGATGAACTGCAACGTCACGACATCCAAATCATCCAAGTCGATGAAGCGGCATTTAAAGAGGGTTATCCTTTACGTGAGGAAAAGATCAAAGCGTATGAAAAATGGGCGGTTGAGAGTTTCAAAGCTTCGATAGGGATTGCATGGGATCAAACACAGATTCATACGCACATGTGTTACAGCAACTTCAATGACATCATCGACACGATAGAACGTATGGACGCCGATGTCATCACCATCGAGACGTCACGCAGTGGCAATAAACTGCTCAAAGTCTTTCAAAAAGCAAACTACAGAGCCCAAATTGGACCGGGCGTGTATGACATCCATTCGCCACGTGTACCGAGTGTGGAAGAAATGAGCGAGCAGATCAAAGCATGCTTGCAAGTTTTGCCTAAAGAGCAACTCTGGATCAACCCTGATTGCGGTTTAAAAACCAGAGGTTGGAGTGAAACTAAAGCCGCTTTAACCAACATGATAAAAGCCGTGCAGTTAGCACGCTAA
- a CDS encoding HepT-like ribonuclease domain-containing protein yields the protein MSEQELVQSILEQMILSCERVEKRFSTIQTINDFLDTEEGIEKLDAICMQLIALGESVKNLDKITHKTLLLRYPQIVWSEVAGMRDIISHHYFDLNAEIVFEVCQNHIKPLKNTLQMIQKEF from the coding sequence GTGTCTGAGCAAGAACTTGTGCAAAGCATTCTCGAACAGATGATTCTCTCGTGCGAAAGAGTTGAAAAACGTTTTTCCACTATCCAAACGATTAATGATTTTTTAGACACCGAAGAAGGCATCGAAAAGCTTGATGCCATTTGTATGCAACTCATTGCTTTAGGCGAAAGTGTCAAAAACCTCGATAAGATCACACACAAAACGTTACTTCTCCGCTACCCACAAATCGTTTGGAGCGAAGTAGCTGGCATGCGCGACATCATCAGCCATCACTATTTTGATCTCAACGCTGAGATCGTTTTTGAGGTGTGTCAAAATCACATTAAACCGCTTAAAAATACACTGCAAATGATTCAAAAGGAATTTTGA
- a CDS encoding putative nucleotidyltransferase substrate binding domain-containing protein produces MSMYDLEAFLRSIHPFQLLSKTEIAKAISAMNIAYYKKETLLLSPSKPAEFLYIIIKGEVGEFHEEELLKVYSKSNSFDADALIYSKSESSFKVLEELICYELKKVDFLALLDSNAAFKAYFIQDLANKIQSAKAKEYTTELSGFMMARVQDSYLHEPTIVEKECSIIDALAQMEATKSSCIIVRNGEEYEYGIVTDSIVRRHVLFEEYDKHAAIGPIALHPIITIEADDYLFNALLSFTKHSIKRLIVTRDGEIIGILEQLDLLSYFANHTYLVAVQIRKATTIEELKQASFDLISIVKKLHVKGTKVDYIAKLISEINEKIYEKLYGMIVPPELAQKACLVVMGSEGRKEQLLKTDQDNALIIDDNVNESLYIPYMRRFTETLIDFGFPRCEGNIMVSNPYWCKHWSAYQKEIMRWFDAPSMEDVMNLAIFFDAIPVAGEVSMLHKLKNEIFEHVEEQSPFLANFAKAATAFETPIGMFTNLIAQNHKIDVKKGGIFPIVQGVRALALEHKIEVTDTLTRIKKLAKLDVIDNDFAGALIEAFDTLLNLRLKERLSLGEEKGLDNFVNIENLNQLELELLKDSFKIVNKFKKFLTYHFKLSMVS; encoded by the coding sequence ATGAGTATGTACGATCTTGAGGCGTTTTTGCGCTCTATTCATCCGTTTCAACTGCTTTCCAAAACCGAGATTGCTAAAGCCATCAGTGCGATGAATATCGCTTACTATAAAAAAGAAACCTTGTTGCTTTCACCTTCAAAACCCGCTGAATTTTTATACATTATCATTAAAGGCGAAGTAGGGGAGTTTCATGAAGAGGAACTGCTGAAGGTGTACAGCAAATCCAACTCATTTGATGCCGATGCACTGATTTATTCCAAAAGTGAGAGCAGTTTTAAAGTTTTGGAAGAGCTCATTTGCTATGAGCTGAAAAAAGTCGATTTTCTCGCTTTACTTGACTCCAACGCAGCATTTAAAGCCTACTTCATCCAAGACCTTGCTAACAAAATCCAATCCGCTAAAGCCAAAGAGTACACGACAGAACTCTCAGGATTTATGATGGCGCGCGTGCAAGACAGCTACTTGCATGAGCCGACTATCGTAGAAAAAGAGTGCTCCATTATCGATGCCCTTGCTCAGATGGAGGCGACAAAGAGTAGTTGTATCATCGTTCGAAATGGCGAGGAGTATGAGTATGGCATCGTGACCGACAGCATTGTTCGTCGTCATGTACTTTTTGAGGAGTACGATAAACATGCCGCTATTGGTCCCATTGCTCTACATCCCATTATTACTATCGAAGCGGATGACTACCTTTTTAACGCACTTCTTTCTTTTACAAAACATTCCATTAAGCGCCTTATTGTCACACGCGATGGCGAAATTATCGGCATATTGGAGCAACTGGATCTGCTCAGCTATTTTGCCAACCACACCTATTTGGTCGCCGTTCAAATCCGTAAAGCGACCACGATTGAAGAGCTTAAACAAGCCAGTTTTGATCTGATTAGCATCGTGAAAAAGTTACATGTAAAAGGAACCAAGGTTGATTATATCGCCAAGCTGATCTCTGAGATCAACGAGAAGATTTATGAAAAGCTCTATGGCATGATCGTCCCACCTGAGCTTGCCCAAAAAGCGTGTTTGGTTGTGATGGGGAGTGAAGGGCGCAAAGAGCAGCTCCTTAAAACTGACCAAGACAATGCGTTGATTATTGACGATAATGTCAATGAAAGCCTTTATATTCCCTACATGCGGCGTTTTACTGAAACACTTATCGATTTTGGATTTCCGCGCTGTGAGGGTAACATCATGGTTTCCAATCCGTATTGGTGCAAACACTGGAGTGCTTACCAAAAGGAGATCATGCGTTGGTTTGATGCCCCAAGCATGGAAGATGTCATGAATCTCGCGATTTTTTTCGATGCAATTCCTGTGGCGGGTGAAGTGTCGATGTTGCATAAACTCAAAAATGAAATCTTTGAACATGTCGAAGAGCAGAGTCCTTTTTTAGCCAATTTTGCGAAAGCGGCAACGGCATTTGAAACGCCCATTGGTATGTTTACCAATCTGATTGCTCAAAATCATAAAATTGATGTCAAAAAAGGAGGAATTTTCCCCATCGTTCAAGGTGTGCGTGCCCTTGCATTAGAGCATAAAATCGAAGTGACCGACACGCTTACGCGCATAAAGAAACTTGCAAAGTTAGACGTCATAGACAATGATTTTGCAGGCGCACTCATCGAAGCGTTTGATACTCTTTTGAACTTGCGCCTGAAAGAGCGTTTGAGTTTGGGTGAAGAAAAAGGGCTAGATAACTTCGTGAACATCGAAAATCTCAACCAATTAGAGCTAGAACTGCTCAAAGACAGCTTCAAAATCGTCAATAAATTTAAGAAGTTTTTGACGTACCATTTTAAACTTTCTATGGTGAGCTAA
- a CDS encoding nucleotidyltransferase family protein codes for MGYLEVLSTLAQLKTKYNIPELYLFGSFAKHQDNENSDVDIAVKLEKADAFLLVRIIMQEAQEKLHRNVDIVQLRERMNPLLKKVILEEGVRV; via the coding sequence ATGGGTTATTTAGAAGTATTAAGCACCTTGGCACAACTCAAAACCAAATACAACATCCCAGAACTTTACCTTTTCGGCTCTTTTGCTAAGCACCAAGATAATGAGAACAGCGACGTTGACATCGCTGTCAAACTCGAAAAAGCAGATGCATTTTTACTTGTACGCATCATCATGCAAGAAGCGCAAGAAAAACTTCACAGAAACGTGGATATCGTGCAACTGCGAGAGCGCATGAATCCTCTACTAAAAAAAGTTATTCTTGAAGAGGGCGTACGTGTCTGA
- the htpX gene encoding zinc metalloprotease HtpX: protein MEVVKTVVLLTLMTLLFVWVGGMMGGMQGMMIALILAGVMNFVSYFYSDTLVLRHYNAVPVTRQEARGLYNIVERLSQKAALPLPQIYIIPDSIPNAFATGRNPSHAVVAVTEGLLQLLDDEEVEAVLAHEMSHVRHYDILVGTIAATIAGAIGVIANMMQFGAMFGGDRENRPNPIVMIALAIILPLAAAVIQMAISRNREYMADEGSARLTAHPEWLQSALAKLSNYNAQGMVHEATPESAHMFIINPFSGKDISFASLFSTHPSTEDRIARLEELKFELK, encoded by the coding sequence ATGGAAGTGGTAAAAACCGTTGTATTATTGACCTTGATGACACTGTTGTTTGTGTGGGTTGGTGGCATGATGGGCGGAATGCAAGGGATGATGATCGCATTGATACTCGCGGGTGTCATGAACTTTGTGAGCTATTTTTACTCCGATACATTGGTGCTTCGTCACTACAATGCCGTGCCTGTTACGCGCCAAGAAGCACGTGGGCTTTATAACATCGTTGAGCGATTAAGTCAAAAAGCTGCTCTGCCATTACCTCAAATTTATATCATTCCCGATTCCATTCCCAATGCCTTTGCGACAGGGCGCAATCCCTCTCATGCCGTAGTGGCAGTAACCGAAGGGCTTTTACAGCTTTTGGACGATGAGGAAGTGGAAGCCGTTTTGGCGCATGAAATGAGCCACGTCAGGCATTATGATATTTTGGTGGGAACCATTGCGGCAACGATTGCAGGAGCCATTGGCGTGATCGCCAATATGATGCAATTTGGCGCGATGTTTGGAGGAGACCGCGAAAATCGTCCCAATCCGATTGTGATGATTGCCCTTGCCATCATTTTACCGCTTGCCGCGGCGGTCATTCAGATGGCGATTAGCCGTAACCGTGAATATATGGCCGATGAAGGCTCAGCTCGTTTAACGGCGCATCCTGAGTGGTTGCAAAGCGCACTCGCCAAACTTTCAAACTATAATGCACAAGGGATGGTACATGAAGCCACACCTGAAAGTGCGCATATGTTTATCATCAACCCTTTTTCCGGAAAAGATATTTCATTTGCATCACTCTTTTCAACGCACCCTTCGACAGAAGATCGCATTGCGCGACTCGAAGAGCTCAAATTTGAGCTAAAATAA
- a CDS encoding cupin domain-containing protein: MKRSLNEIPSTPLQAGEGASMQMLIAPSVETNFAMRKFVIKKDGHMPFHTNTVEHEQYVLKGKARVRLGDESFIAVKDDIIFVPAGVPHSYHVIGDEDYEFLCLVPNSDDKIEMVNAGGQGCGC; this comes from the coding sequence ATGAAACGCTCTTTAAATGAAATTCCAAGTACGCCGCTTCAAGCAGGTGAGGGTGCGAGTATGCAAATGCTGATTGCACCGAGTGTTGAAACGAACTTTGCGATGCGCAAATTTGTTATTAAAAAAGATGGACATATGCCTTTTCACACCAATACGGTTGAACATGAGCAGTATGTTCTCAAAGGTAAAGCGCGTGTTCGTTTGGGCGATGAGAGTTTTATCGCGGTTAAAGATGACATTATCTTTGTGCCAGCAGGAGTTCCTCATTCATACCATGTGATTGGTGATGAAGATTATGAATTTTTATGCCTTGTGCCTAATAGCGATGATAAAATTGAGATGGTCAATGCCGGCGGTCAAGGTTGCGGTTGTTAA
- a CDS encoding CheR family methyltransferase: MWFWNRKKEPEIVQKNEVAVHQEFNTFGLQDLLHYIKREIGVDLFAKNSVIETKLRLFCERKEIYSFRKLFETLQHDKALRQDLIDLVTVNETYFYREEAQLDMAVTFALAIPNVKILCAPCASGEEVYSLSMMLQERRREPREFSIMGIDINSEAIDKAQKGLFSERSLHKLETRLKEKFFTPEERYYRVKREYFTSVSFTKVNIFEHEFLALGKYDIIFSRNMLIYFDDDFRLKTIERFATLLKPEGKLFLGHADIIPENNYFTKHTDNRLSYYVKKS, encoded by the coding sequence ATGTGGTTTTGGAATAGAAAAAAAGAACCTGAAATCGTACAGAAAAATGAAGTTGCAGTGCATCAAGAGTTCAATACTTTTGGGCTTCAAGACCTTTTACACTACATTAAACGTGAGATTGGTGTGGATCTGTTTGCGAAGAACAGTGTTATCGAAACCAAGCTTCGCCTCTTTTGTGAACGTAAAGAGATCTATAGTTTTCGCAAACTCTTTGAAACCCTACAACACGACAAAGCGCTCAGACAAGATTTGATTGATCTTGTTACGGTTAATGAAACCTATTTTTACCGTGAAGAGGCGCAACTGGATATGGCTGTTACCTTTGCACTTGCCATTCCCAATGTCAAAATTCTCTGTGCTCCTTGCGCTTCAGGTGAAGAGGTTTACTCCCTTTCCATGATGTTGCAAGAACGTAGACGGGAACCTAGAGAATTCAGTATTATGGGTATTGACATCAACTCGGAAGCGATTGACAAAGCCCAAAAAGGACTCTTTTCAGAACGCTCTTTGCACAAATTGGAGACTCGGCTTAAAGAGAAGTTTTTTACCCCAGAAGAGCGTTATTATCGTGTTAAACGGGAATATTTCACCTCTGTTTCATTTACGAAAGTCAATATTTTTGAGCATGAATTTCTCGCATTAGGAAAGTATGACATTATCTTTTCCCGCAATATGCTCATCTACTTTGATGATGACTTTCGCCTTAAAACCATTGAGCGCTTTGCCACGCTTCTTAAGCCAGAAGGTAAGCTCTTTTTAGGACATGCGGACATCATTCCTGAAAATAACTATTTTACCAAACATACGGACAATCGTCTCTCTTACTATGTAAAGAAGTCCTAA
- a CDS encoding CheB methylesterase domain-containing protein — MKLKIVLIGASTGGPGHLKKILSAISTTYTGAIVIAQHMNATFIPSFISQFQNELSLPVHAIDQRMPLKQSNIYICPQNCHLIRGDFAPSIEPVKEGETPYNPSIDTLFSSSVAQIKDTEILAVLLTGIGHDGANGLSELQKNGATCIAESEKSAIVFGMPKRAVEINPNIVALALDDIIQTIKKFGES, encoded by the coding sequence ATGAAACTAAAAATTGTTTTGATCGGAGCCTCCACGGGAGGCCCTGGTCACCTTAAAAAAATTCTCTCTGCAATCTCAACAACCTATACGGGTGCGATTGTGATTGCGCAGCATATGAATGCAACCTTTATTCCAAGCTTTATCAGTCAATTTCAAAATGAGCTGAGCCTGCCCGTGCATGCGATTGATCAAAGAATGCCACTCAAGCAATCCAATATCTATATTTGTCCTCAAAATTGTCATCTGATTCGGGGTGATTTCGCACCCAGTATTGAACCTGTCAAAGAGGGAGAAACCCCTTATAATCCAAGTATTGACACCCTTTTTTCCTCCAGTGTTGCACAAATCAAAGATACCGAAATCTTAGCTGTTTTGCTGACAGGCATTGGGCACGATGGCGCCAATGGGCTCAGTGAACTTCAGAAAAATGGTGCAACGTGTATTGCTGAGAGTGAAAAAAGTGCTATCGTTTTTGGTATGCCAAAGCGTGCGGTAGAAATCAACCCCAATATTGTTGCACTCGCACTTGATGACATTATACAAACCATCAAAAAATTTGGAGAGTCCTAA
- a CDS encoding isochorismatase family protein yields MRLDSKQTAMLLVDVQERLFVHIHNHEQIEKHLLVLLQGLKTLEIPILCNQQYTKGLGQTISSVHSLLGKMTIYEKCTFSCYQNSEVTEALEALHVKCMIVAGVESHVCVLQSVCDLLDAGFEVIVCADAMGSRKEYDHNIALRRMEQEGASLATTESLLFELLQSAHHPQFKEISALVKTL; encoded by the coding sequence ATGCGCCTTGATTCAAAACAGACGGCTATGCTGCTGGTGGATGTTCAAGAACGTCTTTTTGTCCATATTCACAATCACGAACAGATTGAAAAGCATCTTCTTGTCCTTCTACAAGGGCTTAAAACCTTAGAAATTCCCATTTTATGCAATCAACAATACACGAAAGGTCTTGGTCAAACCATCTCTTCGGTGCACTCCCTTCTGGGTAAAATGACGATTTATGAAAAGTGTACGTTTAGTTGTTATCAAAACAGTGAAGTTACAGAGGCATTGGAAGCTTTACATGTAAAGTGTATGATCGTGGCAGGCGTTGAGAGTCATGTGTGTGTTTTGCAAAGCGTGTGTGATCTTTTAGATGCAGGGTTTGAAGTGATCGTATGTGCGGATGCTATGGGCTCACGAAAAGAGTATGACCACAACATTGCACTGCGTCGTATGGAACAAGAAGGGGCAAGCCTTGCTACTACGGAGTCCCTTCTTTTTGAGTTATTGCAAAGTGCCCATCATCCGCAGTTTAAAGAGATTAGTGCCCTTGTAAAAACATTGTAA
- the arsB gene encoding ACR3 family arsenite efflux transporter, translated as MQNKSTKPASGMGFFERYLTVWVALCIIAGVAIGQFFPIIPQTLSRFEYAHVSIPIAILIWLMIYPMMLKIDFASILDAGKKPKGLCITCTVNWLIKPFTMYLIAAFFFKVLFVNFLPENLANEYLAGAILLGAAPCTAMVFVWSHLTKGDPAYTLIQVAVNDLILLIAFTPIVAFLLGVSNVFVPYDTLFLSVVLFVVIPLLSGYLSRRYIIKHKGLGYFENVFIKKFNNTTILGLLLTLIIIFTFQGDIILNNPLHVILIAIPLTLQTFFIFYISYGWARVWKLPHNIAAPAGMIGASNFFELSVAVAITLFGLQSGATLATVVGVLVEVPVMLALVRIANNTKHWFEK; from the coding sequence ATGCAAAATAAATCGACAAAACCCGCTTCAGGTATGGGCTTTTTTGAGCGTTACCTTACGGTATGGGTGGCTTTGTGTATTATTGCGGGTGTGGCCATCGGTCAGTTTTTTCCTATCATTCCTCAGACGCTCAGTCGTTTTGAATATGCACATGTCTCCATTCCTATTGCCATTCTCATTTGGCTGATGATCTACCCAATGATGCTCAAAATTGACTTTGCGAGTATTTTGGACGCGGGTAAAAAACCTAAAGGCTTGTGTATTACATGCACGGTAAATTGGTTGATTAAACCTTTTACGATGTATCTTATCGCAGCTTTCTTTTTTAAAGTGCTCTTTGTAAACTTTTTACCTGAAAATCTTGCCAATGAATACTTGGCGGGTGCTATTTTACTCGGAGCGGCACCTTGTACGGCGATGGTGTTTGTATGGAGCCATCTGACCAAAGGCGATCCTGCGTACACGTTGATTCAAGTGGCGGTAAATGACCTGATTTTGCTGATTGCGTTTACGCCTATTGTGGCTTTTTTACTAGGCGTTAGTAATGTCTTTGTGCCGTATGACACGTTGTTTTTATCGGTTGTTTTATTTGTAGTCATCCCCTTGTTAAGCGGTTATCTTTCACGTCGTTATATCATCAAGCACAAAGGTCTTGGTTACTTTGAAAATGTGTTTATTAAAAAATTTAACAACACCACCATTCTTGGGCTTTTGCTCACACTCATCATTATTTTTACGTTTCAAGGCGACATTATTCTCAACAATCCTTTACATGTAATTCTTATTGCTATTCCCCTCACCCTTCAAACCTTTTTTATTTTTTACATTTCCTATGGTTGGGCACGCGTCTGGAAGCTTCCTCATAACATTGCTGCACCTGCTGGAATGATTGGGGCGAGTAACTTTTTTGAACTTTCCGTAGCTGTAGCGATCACACTTTTTGGTTTGCAATCAGGTGCAACGCTGGCAACAGTCGTAGGCGTACTTGTGGAAGTTCCTGTCATGTTGGCGCTCGTGCGCATTGCGAACAACACAAAGCATTGGTTTGAAAAGTAG